Proteins encoded by one window of Myripristis murdjan chromosome 1, fMyrMur1.1, whole genome shotgun sequence:
- the LOC115362242 gene encoding carbohydrate sulfotransferase 12, which translates to MGTWRGLRVAFIIGSLFMILLIIVYWDDVRGFSLYPLQDPKHEPLDLALIPQTTPVPSCSISASTVRPSPLLSLPTTRSSTPPHPSEQEEGRAAVKRIDEEMAVTKGERKLEDEEEEEREKKRVDNSHQEERKQRLADVCAGKGSLEFPGKTRAFDQIPNRELDHLIVDDTHQIIYCYVPKVACTNWKRVMVVLSQSLVSPSSGKPYTDPEAVPPDLVHNSSIHLTFAKFWRHYGSLSRHLMALKLQHYTKFLFVRDPFVRLISAFRNKFGKPNEDFYRQFGSVMLSRYGNVSGGVPKTAAEAFAAGIKPTFQQFITYLLDPQTERETAFNEHWRQVYRLCHPCQIQYDFIGRLETLETDSEQLLRILGVDHLIRFPTGARNRTAASWERDWFAQIPMDMRRKLYKLYEPDFELFGYPKPDSVLHR; encoded by the exons ATGGGAACATGGCGTGGTCTGCGTGTGGCGTTCATTATTGGGTCTTTGTTTATGATTCTGTTGATTATTGTCTATTGGGATGATGTACGGGGGTTCAGCCTCTACCCCCTGCAAGACCCCAAACATGAGCCACTTGACTTGGCCCTGATCCCTCAGACAACTCCGGTGCCCTCATGCTCCATCTCTGCCAGCACGGTCCGGCCcagccccctcctctccctccccaccaCCAGATCCAGCACTCCTCCTCACCCCtctgagcaggaggaggggagagcggCCGTGAAACGGATCGATGAAGAGATGGCAGTgacaaaaggagagaggaaactggaagatgaggaggaagaggagagggagaagaaacgTGTTGACAACAGTcaccaggaagagagaaagcagagactTGCGGATGTGTGTGCAGGAAAAGGGTCACTGGAATTCCCAGGAAAGACTCGGGCATTTGACCAGATTCCCAATAGAGAGTTGGATCATCTGATAGTGGATGACACACACCAGATTATCTACTGCTATGTTCCCAAG GTAGCGTGTACAAACTGGAAGAGAGTGATGGTTGTTCTGTCTCAGTCTCTGGTCTCCCCCTCCTCAGGAAAACCTTACACTGACCCAGAGGCTGTACCTCCTGACCTCGTACACAACTCCTCTATCCACCTCACCTTTGCCAa gTTCTGGCGTCATTATGGTTCACTATCCCGCCACCTGATGGCACTCAAGCTGCAGCATTACACTAAGTTCTTATTTGTACGGGATCCTTTTGTACGCCTCATCTCTGCCTTCAGGAACAAGTTTGGAAA GCCCAATGAGGACTTCTACCGGCAGTTTGGTTCGGTCATGCTGAGTCGTTATGGGAATGTGTCTGGAGGCGTGCCAAAGACAGCGGCGGAGGCATTTGCAGCAGGAATCAAACCGACCTTTCAGCAGTTTATCACATACCTGCTGGACCCGCAGACTGAGAGGGAGACCGCCTTCAATGAACACTGGCGGCAG GTCTACCGCCTGTGCCATCCATGCCAGATCCAGTATGACTTCATTGGCCGActggaaacactggaaacaGACTCAGAGCAGCTCCTGAGGATTCTGGGAGTTGATCACCTGATTCGCTTTCCTACTGGGGCCCGCAACCGCACTGCTGCCAGCTGGGAAAGGGATTGGTTTGCACAGATTCCTATGGACATGAGGAGGAAACTATACAAGCTATACGAGCCTGACTTTGAGCTGTTTGGATATCCCAAACCTGACAGCGTGCTCCACCGGTAG